The region AAACAAATCCCTTCCGGCGCGTGACCCGGAGTTTTTACAACCCGAATTCGCGATTCCCCCACATCCAGAATATCGCCTTCTTTCAAATTCGCCTTGGCTTTGACGCCGAATCTGTTTTCCAATTCGGCGTTCGCGCCGATATGATCAAAGTGGTTGTGGGTGTTGACGATGGATTTCACCGCCGCGCCGGTTTTGGCGATTTCGCCGATTATCTTCTCCGCCTCATCCCCCGGATCAACAACCATCGCCTCCCCGCTATCAATCAAAAGATAACAGTTTGTCTGCAACGCCCCGACCACAATCCGCTTAATTTCCATGAAATCAAGCAATTTTCAATTATCAATTTACAATTTCCAATGAATCTTCAATGTTTCAATGGTCAAAATAAAAATTCGGCATTCGTTTGAAAATTGTTTAATTGATAATTCAATGTCCGCCGGAGGCGGATCCGTCCTTTGGCGGGAAAATTGAAAATTAGAAATTGAAAATTGAATTTACATTCCAAACCCTCCCATCGACTGCATCTTTTTCGCCACCACCATCTGCACTTTTTTCATTGTATCGTTGAAGCAATCCTTAACCGCTTTTTCCTGGTCGGGAATGGAAAGCGAATCGTTCAAAACCACATCTTCAACCTCCAATTTGCCGTTCATAAAAATCTTAACCCCGTTTTTCTCCCCCTCGATCTTCTCGTTTTTCAGCGCGCTTTGTATCTCCTGCAGCTTCTTGATTTGCTGTAATTTTTCAAACATAATTTTTTATTAGTTATTATTATTTTATATTGCCATTATAAACAACATTATTATAAATACAAATTCATTACAACAATATCCAACAATTCGCCTCTATGCCGAAAATATTTTGGCAGAACCGCAACCTTTTTAAAACCCATTTTTCGATACAGACGAATAGCCGGCTCATTTTTGGCGATCACATCGAGAGTTATCATTTTAATACTCGGGTCAAGGCCGTTTTTTGCCATCTCAAAAATTTCGGCAATCAAAAAAGTTCCCAGCCCGATTCCCCGCCACTCTCGGGCGATCGATATGCCAAACAAACCGATATGCCCTTGCTTGCCGTTCATCCGATCGATACTCGAAACGCCGATAATTTTCTTTTCCGTTTCAGCCACCAAAAAAACATTATTTTTCTTTTTTATTTTTTCGATCTGGCTTTTAAGAAATACCGTTTCATCCCTTAGGCTGTATTTTTTGTTCACGCTCAAATAAACATCTTCTTCGATAAGATCGTTTATGTAATCGGCAAATTTTTTGGCGTCTTTCAAATCCTTCGGCGCCAATCTCCTGATTGTGATTTCTTTCCCGTCCAAAATTATCTTTTCCATGATTATCCGTTTTAACACGCGATATTTTGACTTTATCGCAAAATCATATAATTTCAAGGTATGGAAAACTCAATGGCAAAAATCATCGCCGAAAAGCTTGTCGAAGCCGATCCGCAAACCAAAACGCAACTGGAAGCGTTAAAGCGCGAGATTGCCAAGGAATTAAAAATTCCCTGCCCAAACAACATTTGGCTCCTATCCGCGCTTTCAGAGGGTCTAACCCTCTGTATCAGAGGGTTAGACCATCTGAAAATCAACCGCTTGAGAAATTTGTTGCGGGTGAGGCCGGTGCGATCGCTTTCGGGGATTGTTAATGTTTCGGTTTTGACAAAACCCTATCCTTGCCCGGGCAGCTGCCTTTACTGCCCCAACGAGCCGGGTTTTCCCAAAAGCTATCTTTCCGGAGAGCCGGCGGCCGAGCGCGCCAAACTTTTAAAGTTCAATCCCCATACCCAAGTGAAAAAACGGCTGGAAAATCTGGCGGCCGAAGGACACAGCATAGATAAAATCGAATTGCGGGTCATTGGCGGCACCTGGAGCTTTTATCCCAAAAACTATCAAGATAAATTCGTCGCCTCTTGTTTTGCCGCCTGCAATGCTTTGAGCATTGCGAAAAATCCGCAATGCTCAAAGCATTGCGAAAGAACAAAATCATTGGAACGCGAGCAAAAGAAAAACGAAACCGCCAAATGCCGGATCGTGGGAATTTCGGTGGAAACCCGGCCGGATTATATCAACGAGAAAGAAATCATTCAATTAAGAAAACTGGGGGTAACGCGCGTGGAACTGGGCATCCAAAGCATCTATGACGATGTGCTGGAACTCAACAATCGCGGCCATAAAATCGACGCGGCCGTCCGGGCGACAAAATTATTAAAAAACGCCGGCTTTAAAATTTCCTACCAAATAATGCTCAATCTCTATGGCTCGTCGCCGGCGCGCGATCTGGCAATGGCAAAAGAATTATTCGCCAACCCGGATTTCTGCCCCGACCTGCTGAAAATTTATCCGTGCGCCGTCCTGCCGGAAGCGCCGCTTTATGAAATTTATCAACAAGGAAAATACCGGCCGTATTCCGACAAAAAATTGATTGATGTGGTCAAAGAAATCAAAAAGATCACGCCGCCGTGGGTGCGTATTGAACGAATCATCCGCGACATCCCCTCTCCGCGCATCACCGCCGGCGCCAAAGGCATTTCCAATCTCCGCCAGATCATCGCCGCCGATATGGAAAAAGAAAAATGGCGATGCCGGTGCATCCGGTGCCGCGAGATTAAAGGAGAATATGACCCAAAAGAAAAAATTGCATTGGTTCGGCGCGATTATCAGGCGTCAAACGGCACGGAAATTTTTTTAAGTTTTGAGAATGAATCAAAAACAAAATTATTCAGCTTGTTGCGGTTAAGAATAACCAACGATGGTTCAAATCTAATCACGGGCAACACGGGCGAAAACATGGTTTCGCCCCTACGAATCGAAAACGATACAATGCGGGCGAATAATCATTCGCCCCTACAAAATACGGTGGCAATCGTAAGGGAAATTCACACCTATGGCCTGCAAACCGCGATTGACCAAAAATCAATTTCCGCCCAACACACCGGCTTGGGGAAAAAATTGATCAAAGAGGCGGAAAAAATCGTGCGCGAAGAATCCGGCGCAAAAAAAATTGCCGCCATTTCCGGCATCGGCGCCCGCGCCTACTGGCGCAAAAACGGGTATAAATTAAAAAATACTTATATGACAAAAAAAATGCGCGAACGAATTCGCGCCTGCTAGCGGCCGCCCCCCCCGGCGACGCCGCCTTTCAATTTTATTCTCCCAATGCTTTCGCCCAAGCCTTTCACGCTTGGGCCGTATGAGCAGATCCTGCCCATACCTTCTTAAATCGCTTTTTTCTTCCGGCGACATGCCGGAAATTATTATCATCGCATCACCTGATTTAATGATGCGTATTCTTTGATTTTTGTCAAGGTTTGCGGGCGCGCCAGCGGTGTTCAAGACGGCGGGTTTGCGGTTCGTCAAAACCGAAATGATGAGCGATTTCGTGCCAGACCACAAGCCTGACCAATTCCTTGATTTCTTCCGGCGCGCGCGCTTCTTCCTCGATCAATGATTTGAAAATCGTGATCTTGTCCGGCAGGCGGATGGCATCGCTTTTCCCCCATTGATTTTCCGGAATGCCTTCGTACAGCCCAAGCAAATTGCGTTTCGCCGGCCCGTCTTCGACAACAATCGCGATATTTTCCATCGCGTCCTTGATATTATCCGGCAGGCTTTCCACCGCCCGCGCCACCAACTTTTCAAATTCATTTATATCCATTTTTTAAATTCTTAAAATCGCTCTCCAATATTTTCTTGAACTTAACAAACCTGATGCCCGCGGCCGGATGGTAGCTGATGAAAAATTCACGATCCCCGTTTTCACGCCACTTTCCCCGCCAATCGGAAAATTTATCTTTGGGGAAAAATTTTTTGAAAGCCATATCGCCCAGCAAAATTATTTTTTTGGCGCCGGCCGAATCCATCTGGCGGGTTAAATAACCGTCGCACGCGGCAATTTCATCGGGCTTGGGTTTACGGTTGATCGGCGGCGTGGGCAAACATTTTACGATCGAAGTAATAAAAGTATCGCGCTCGCGATTGATTCCGGCCAAAGACAGCAATTCGGCTAACAGTTTGCCCGCCCGGCCGATAAACGGCCGGCCGGTTTTATTTTCGTTGGCGCCGGGCCCTTGGCCAATCACAAAATAAGCCGCGCCAACCGCGCCTTCGCCGGGCACGGTTTTTTCGCGGGTTTCGGCCAAGCGGCATTTCCGGCAAACCGCTATTTCGCAACTGATTTGCTCCAATTCGTTTTCCCTTTCCGATTTTTCCCGTTCGCAAGGGATAGCTTCTGATTGTTTAGACATTTTTGATAAATAAATCTACTCGGCGTGCGATATGCCAATTTCCCTTTTTGCGCGTTGTTGGAAGAATAATTTTTCATTTGAATTGGCCGGTTGAATGAACAAGGGTTAGACCCTTGTTCATTTTTTTAACAATTTGGAAACTTCACGCAATAAATCTTTGACTCTGTCCCTTTTTTCCCAAGTAAATTCCGGCTCTTCGCGGCCGAAATGGCCGTAATTGGAAGTTTTGCGATAGATCGGCCGCAATAATTTCAACTGGCGGATTATCCCACCGGGCGAAAGATCGAAAATTTTATTCACCGCTTTTTCGATTGATTCTTCATTAACCGTTGCCGTGCCGAAAGTTTCAACGCTGGCTTCGATCGGTTTGGTATCGCCGATGATATACGCCAAGCGCACAAAACATTCGCCCGCCAGCCCGGCCGCCACAATATTCTTGGCGATATAACGCGCCATATACGCGCCGGACCGATCGATTTTGGTGGGATCTTTGCCGGAGAAACTGCTGCCTCCCGACGGCACGGTGTTGCCATAAGTATCGATTATTATCTTGCGACCCGTCGCCCCGGTATCCGCAGACGGCCCGCCAATGACAAAACTGCCGGTATGATTAACGAATATTTTTGTATTTTCATCAATAAATTTACCGCAAACCGGTTTTATCGCTTTTTCAATAATATCGCGCTTAAGACGCGCCAAAGAAATTTTTGGATCATGCTGGCAGGAAACCACCACATTCTCGAGACGGCAAGCGGCATTATTTTTATACTCAAGCGTTAACTGGCATTTGGCATCGGGCCGCAAATGGAGAACTATCTTTTTCTTGCGAACCTCGGCCAAGCGCATGGCCATTTTTTGCGCCAGCGTCTGGCCCAAAGGCATCAATTCCAAAGTTTCCCCGGTGGCATAACCGGTGGAAATTCCCTGGTCACCGGCACCCTGCTTTTTGCTGCCGGCACGACGCACCAAACTGGAAACTTCGGCCGACTGGCGGTTGACGGTGTTAAAAATCGCCGCGGATTTGCAATAGAAACCGTATTCCTCTTTATCGTAGCCGATCTCGCGGATAATCTTGCGCACGAAATTATTGTAATCAACCCAAGCGAAGCTATTGATCTCGCCGCCGATAACCGCGTAATTATTGCCCACCATCACTTCACAGGAACAGCGGCCGTATTTGTCCTGGCGGATCACTTCGTCCAAAACCGCGTCGGCGATCTGGTCGGCGATTTTGTCGGGATGCCCTTCGGTTACGGCCTCGGAAGTGATAAAAAAACGGCGCATCTTTTTAATTCAAAGTGTAAAAATCAAAATAAAAAATGACAATGAAAAAATTATAAAATTATTTTGAATTACGAAATAGCGAATTTTGAAATCAATTTTTTTGCGTAATCGCGGAAATTTGATTTCAAAATTCGCGCGGTTACTGCCGCGTTTGGGGAAATTTGACTTCAGCTTTTGGGAAGTCAATTTTCACCAAACGCTAGTTTCGCAATTCAAAGAAATTATGCAATCGTAAAATTTTGACATTTTGCACTGTCATTTTTCATCGGGTAAGTAATTGTCTCCAGCCTCTCCTTAGCCTTGTCAATCTCTCCTTGGTTCATTTTACTCTGTTTAATGCCTTTTTCAATCGCGGACAAAGTGCGGTCATAGGTCGCGCGGTCAACCGGAAACGGCGTGCCATCCTTGCCGCCCACGGCAAATGTATATCTGGCCGGGTCTTCATAGGACGGCTTGGCGCCGTAAACAATTTCGGCCACCAGCGACAGCGCCCGGATGGTTTTCGGACCGATACCTTCGCCGGACAGCAAAGCGGCAAAGTTATCCGGCGCGGAAAAATGCGCTTTTTCGATTGTCTTTTTCAACCGTTTTATATCAAACTTTTCCGCGACGACCGGATGCCAGTGGAACTCCACATCATTCAGCTCCATATCGGTAAATCCGGGCAACCGGCCTTGGCTTCCCAAACTTTTACCGACGGGACTGGAAACCGCCGGCATATTTTTTGAAACTTTTCGCGCCGCGCTTTGAAAGTTTTTCAAAAACGCCGCCGGTTCAAGTTTCACCATATCCGAAGAAATTTCTTTGTTTTGTTTGCTCTCTTTTGCCGTTAAATTCAAGGGAGCCAACCGCGCGTCGCTGGCGATTCCCGAATGCGGCTCCTCGGTAAAGTCATCAACGCCATCGGACAGCCAGTGATACCGCCGCGCTTTCTGAACATCCGCATTCATCCCCTGCTGGATCACGGCCCACTTGCCGGAATTCGTGAACAGCAAATTGTGCGCGTAAATTGAAAATCCGTCTTGAATCAAACTTGAATCAACTTTGGCCGCCATTTTGCTGGCATTCACCAGCCCGTTGGTTTTGCTTTCTTCCCAACCAAGGTATTGCCCCCATTTTTGAGTTTCTTCGGGAGTTTTGCGCGACACGCGCTTGCCGCCGCAAATGTAAAATCCCAGATCGGTTTCAATGCCCCGCACCGCCTCTTTTAGCGCGCCCATCGTGGTTACGGTCAACCCCGAAGAATTCCAATCAAACCCCATCACGCACCCCAGCGACTGAAACCACACCGGATCCGACAGCCGCTTTAATAATTCCTCGGGCCCGAATTCTTCCACGATGGCAATCGAAATACCCCGCCCGAGGCGGGTCATTCGCTCAAACAGCCAGCGCGGGCATCGCCCCCAATCCAACGGCACTGTAGCTACTCCGGTGCGCATGAATCCACTTTAACCAAAAACCGGCGATTACGCCAGTTTTTTGTTAAAGCAATTTTCATTTTTCAAAATAAATGTCAAAACAAAAACGCAATTATTTTATGAATACCATACTATACATAAATTTTATCGCTAACAAAGCAAAAGAAAAACACTCAAAGGTATGTTTAAAATATTTTCGCCCGAATCAGCATCTCCGTTGCAAACCATTATCCCGAAACTTTTATCAGAACCGTATTCTTCCAAAAAATAGCTTATATGACTGTTGTCTTTTCCAAATGCCGCGCCGCTTTTTATTTCCACGGGAATCAATGTCTTGCCGATTCTTAAAATAAAATCAACTTCCCGCTTGCCGTCGGGAGTTCTGAAATAGCAAATATCGGCAATGCCGGCAAACCTTCGCAGAACATTGAACGCCAGCGTCTCGGCCAAACGGCCCTTATTTTCGCCTTTTAAATCCGCCGGCATTTTCGTGATCGCCTCGTATAAAACCGTATCCGCGGCATACAGCTTGGCGTGGGTGCTCCGCAAGCGCACCGGCTTGTTGGCAAATCGCTCCACTTTTCTGATCAATTCCGTCTGCAGAAGCAACGGCAAGGCTTCGGAAAGCGTGGTGCGCGTGGTTTTAATTTTTCCGGCAAGCTCTTCCAGATTGTATTCTTCCCCGGTACGGGCAAACACATAGCGCAAAAATTGATGAAAAATTTCCGGCCGCCGGATTTCCCGGACAAGCCTCAAATCTTCAAGCGTCACTCTTTGCACAAACTGAAGATCGATAAATTGCACTCTTTCGACGAAATCGCTCATCCCCCACAGTTGCGGAAAACCGCCATCCTTGGCATAATCGCCAACCAATTCATTCAGCCTTGCCGTTTTCTTCTCGCCCAACCTGCCAGCGATAAATGAAACCAACCCGGCCACGCCGCCTTTATCGGAAATATCAATCTGCAAATCAATAAGTTCCCGCGCGATATCGGCATATTCTCGATGATGAAACCGCAACCATTCCCTGAATGAAAACGGCGGCAAAGAAATATCCATCAAGCGGCCCAATAAGCTTTCAAGCGATTTGCGAAAAATCGTATGCGATGCCGAACCGGAAATAATAAAGCGTATTTGGTACTTTAAATCCACATAACGCTTGATATATAATTCCCAATGCGGCAATCTTTGCACTTCATCCAAAAAACAATATACGGGTTCTTTGATTTCAGATAATTTTTTTCCAAGCTTGATTTCCCAAAATTGCATTATCTGCTCGAAAGCTTCTCCCTGATTTTCCTGCGGCAATTGCTGAATAAAAGGATCGTCAAGAGAAAAGAAAAATATTTTTTCGGGAGATTCTCTTTTTTTGCGAAGCAGATATTCCACAAGCTGGCGCATAATCGTGGTCTTGCCGACGCGCCGCGGTCCGTTTATAAGCAACGCAAGCCCGTGTTTTGCTTCAATATGGTTGACCGCCGAAGAAAATACATCCCGCTTGAATTCGGGATTTTTCAATGCAAAACCCAAGCCGTTCCACCAAGGGTTATAAACGGCGATAGTTCTTTCCGATATGGTTTTATCCAATAAAACGCTATTTTTTGCCTTATTTTTGACCATATTATTTTATGTATAGTATACTATACATAAAATTTAAATACAAATCGCGCTCTATTTGTTGGCCAGGGGGAAGAAGACAAAGAAACGGGAGCCCATTCTTTCAATGCTTTCCAGCATAATGTCGCCGCCCATTTTGCGCGCCATTTCCCGCGACATCCACAAACCCAAACCGGTGCCGGGAATTCCGGAATTATCCTCGGTTTTCACGCGGTAGAACTGTTCGAACAAACGCTTCTGGCCTT is a window of Candidatus Nealsonbacteria bacterium DGGOD1a DNA encoding:
- a CDS encoding MBL fold metallo-hydrolase; the encoded protein is MEIKRIVVGALQTNCYLLIDSGEAMVVDPGDEAEKIIGEIAKTGAAVKSIVNTHNHFDHIGANAELENRFGVKAKANLKEGDILDVGESRIRVVKTPGHAPEGICLFGDGFAIMGDTLFEDGFGRTDLAGGSSRDMAASLKKLDNLIPEGTAVYAGHGGIFTYRKGMALAWLDYL
- a CDS encoding YbaB/EbfC family nucleoid-associated protein translates to MFEKLQQIKKLQEIQSALKNEKIEGEKNGVKIFMNGKLEVEDVVLNDSLSIPDQEKAVKDCFNDTMKKVQMVVAKKMQSMGGFGM
- a CDS encoding GNAT family N-acetyltransferase, which encodes MEKIILDGKEITIRRLAPKDLKDAKKFADYINDLIEEDVYLSVNKKYSLRDETVFLKSQIEKIKKKNNVFLVAETEKKIIGVSSIDRMNGKQGHIGLFGISIAREWRGIGLGTFLIAEIFEMAKNGLDPSIKMITLDVIAKNEPAIRLYRKMGFKKVAVLPKYFRHRGELLDIVVMNLYL
- a CDS encoding tRNA uridine(34) 5-carboxymethylaminomethyl modification radical SAM/GNAT enzyme Elp3, producing the protein MAKIIAEKLVEADPQTKTQLEALKREIAKELKIPCPNNIWLLSALSEGLTLCIRGLDHLKINRLRNLLRVRPVRSLSGIVNVSVLTKPYPCPGSCLYCPNEPGFPKSYLSGEPAAERAKLLKFNPHTQVKKRLENLAAEGHSIDKIELRVIGGTWSFYPKNYQDKFVASCFAACNALSIAKNPQCSKHCERTKSLEREQKKNETAKCRIVGISVETRPDYINEKEIIQLRKLGVTRVELGIQSIYDDVLELNNRGHKIDAAVRATKLLKNAGFKISYQIMLNLYGSSPARDLAMAKELFANPDFCPDLLKIYPCAVLPEAPLYEIYQQGKYRPYSDKKLIDVVKEIKKITPPWVRIERIIRDIPSPRITAGAKGISNLRQIIAADMEKEKWRCRCIRCREIKGEYDPKEKIALVRRDYQASNGTEIFLSFENESKTKLFSLLRLRITNDGSNLITGNTGENMVSPLRIENDTMRANNHSPLQNTVAIVREIHTYGLQTAIDQKSISAQHTGLGKKLIKEAEKIVREESGAKKIAAISGIGARAYWRKNGYKLKNTYMTKKMRERIRAC
- a CDS encoding metallopeptidase family protein; the protein is MDINEFEKLVARAVESLPDNIKDAMENIAIVVEDGPAKRNLLGLYEGIPENQWGKSDAIRLPDKITIFKSLIEEEARAPEEIKELVRLVVWHEIAHHFGFDEPQTRRLEHRWRARKP
- a CDS encoding uracil-DNA glycosylase, encoding MSKQSEAIPCEREKSERENELEQISCEIAVCRKCRLAETREKTVPGEGAVGAAYFVIGQGPGANENKTGRPFIGRAGKLLAELLSLAGINRERDTFITSIVKCLPTPPINRKPKPDEIAACDGYLTRQMDSAGAKKIILLGDMAFKKFFPKDKFSDWRGKWRENGDREFFISYHPAAGIRFVKFKKILESDFKNLKNGYK
- the metK gene encoding methionine adenosyltransferase, which encodes MRRFFITSEAVTEGHPDKIADQIADAVLDEVIRQDKYGRCSCEVMVGNNYAVIGGEINSFAWVDYNNFVRKIIREIGYDKEEYGFYCKSAAIFNTVNRQSAEVSSLVRRAGSKKQGAGDQGISTGYATGETLELMPLGQTLAQKMAMRLAEVRKKKIVLHLRPDAKCQLTLEYKNNAACRLENVVVSCQHDPKISLARLKRDIIEKAIKPVCGKFIDENTKIFVNHTGSFVIGGPSADTGATGRKIIIDTYGNTVPSGGSSFSGKDPTKIDRSGAYMARYIAKNIVAAGLAGECFVRLAYIIGDTKPIEASVETFGTATVNEESIEKAVNKIFDLSPGGIIRQLKLLRPIYRKTSNYGHFGREEPEFTWEKRDRVKDLLREVSKLLKK
- a CDS encoding DUF763 domain-containing protein codes for the protein MRTGVATVPLDWGRCPRWLFERMTRLGRGISIAIVEEFGPEELLKRLSDPVWFQSLGCVMGFDWNSSGLTVTTMGALKEAVRGIETDLGFYICGGKRVSRKTPEETQKWGQYLGWEESKTNGLVNASKMAAKVDSSLIQDGFSIYAHNLLFTNSGKWAVIQQGMNADVQKARRYHWLSDGVDDFTEEPHSGIASDARLAPLNLTAKESKQNKEISSDMVKLEPAAFLKNFQSAARKVSKNMPAVSSPVGKSLGSQGRLPGFTDMELNDVEFHWHPVVAEKFDIKRLKKTIEKAHFSAPDNFAALLSGEGIGPKTIRALSLVAEIVYGAKPSYEDPARYTFAVGGKDGTPFPVDRATYDRTLSAIEKGIKQSKMNQGEIDKAKERLETITYPMKNDSAKCQNFTIA
- a CDS encoding ATP-binding protein; translation: MVKNKAKNSVLLDKTISERTIAVYNPWWNGLGFALKNPEFKRDVFSSAVNHIEAKHGLALLINGPRRVGKTTIMRQLVEYLLRKKRESPEKIFFFSLDDPFIQQLPQENQGEAFEQIMQFWEIKLGKKLSEIKEPVYCFLDEVQRLPHWELYIKRYVDLKYQIRFIISGSASHTIFRKSLESLLGRLMDISLPPFSFREWLRFHHREYADIARELIDLQIDISDKGGVAGLVSFIAGRLGEKKTARLNELVGDYAKDGGFPQLWGMSDFVERVQFIDLQFVQRVTLEDLRLVREIRRPEIFHQFLRYVFARTGEEYNLEELAGKIKTTRTTLSEALPLLLQTELIRKVERFANKPVRLRSTHAKLYAADTVLYEAITKMPADLKGENKGRLAETLAFNVLRRFAGIADICYFRTPDGKREVDFILRIGKTLIPVEIKSGAAFGKDNSHISYFLEEYGSDKSFGIMVCNGDADSGENILNIPLSVFLLLC